Proteins from a genomic interval of Paenibacillus sp. FSL R5-0623:
- a CDS encoding alpha/beta-type small acid-soluble spore protein — protein MYGNQNQGSGSRSNNLVVPQATAALQQLKIEAAQELGVTIPQDGYYGNYTSRETGSLGGYITKRLVQIAEQQLSGRS, from the coding sequence ATGTACGGAAATCAAAACCAAGGTAGCGGTAGCCGCTCCAACAACCTGGTCGTTCCCCAAGCAACAGCAGCATTGCAACAATTGAAAATTGAAGCTGCTCAAGAGCTGGGTGTAACGATTCCACAAGATGGTTACTACGGTAACTATACTTCCCGTGAGACAGGTTCTCTGGGTGGATACATCACTAAACGTCTGGTACAAATCGCTGAGCAGCAATTATCGGGTCGTTCGTAA
- a CDS encoding O-methyltransferase — protein sequence MKIDELSLARQLDLVFKELDHELSGLDSGVVFVQIRNNVIGKFGIRHNPIAGRDGQMDVEEGGLNETQRTSFRAMALETLKFKRNWTHGEISYDFTVRQGMILVDATMESNYNMASLMIRYPRTNTYKDSDVESTS from the coding sequence ATGAAAATTGATGAGCTTTCATTAGCGAGACAGTTGGATCTGGTATTCAAAGAACTTGATCATGAGTTATCAGGGTTAGATTCAGGGGTAGTTTTTGTGCAAATACGAAACAACGTAATTGGGAAATTCGGTATTCGACATAATCCGATAGCTGGACGAGATGGGCAGATGGATGTGGAGGAAGGGGGGCTAAACGAAACCCAGAGAACTTCTTTCCGGGCAATGGCATTGGAGACGTTGAAATTCAAACGCAATTGGACACATGGCGAAATATCGTACGATTTCACAGTAAGACAAGGTATGATTTTGGTAGATGCAACGATGGAGTCTAATTACAATATGGCAAGCTTGATGATTCGTTACCCTAGAACCAATACATACAAGGATTCAGATGTGGAGTCGACCTCATAA
- a CDS encoding M3 family oligoendopeptidase, translating into MKTPLHPVWDLESIFSGGSSSETFAAYLIALEEDVRKLQHLLNETPAPTSLEETAAFDPILELLQSCYIRISEGSAFVGCLSSQNQKDKKAKQLQGAISSIAAMLNGSKSKFDNTLSQTSDSVWDAWIAREDIQPLAFVLNESRTLAREKLSPELEGLALDLGVDGYHGWGKFYNTIVSKVNIPFEQDGETVMLSAGQAANKLSDSDRNVRETVFANWEQAWTDVEDFCADTLNHLAGFRLKLYEKRGWDDILKEPLAINRMSRQTLDTMWDVINGAKPALVQYLERKAELLGVDKLSWSDVDAPVGKSSGKITYDEAAINIVEQFAKFSPKLSSFAEMAFEKRWIEAEDRPGKRPGGFCTSLPLSKATRIFMTFSGTPSNVSTLAHELGHGYHQHIMEELPALNQRYAMNVAETASTFAELIVADALVQAATDEQEKLALVEDKIQRSVAFFMNIHARFLFENRFYEQRKKGLVNADELSKLMVEAQQEAFCGALASDHPHFWASKLHFYLTGVPFYNFPYTFGYMFSAGIYARAQQEGTAFADKYDDLLRDTGRMTVEELAQKHLGTDLTQPEFWQNAADLVIADIEQFLQMTATEK; encoded by the coding sequence ATGAAAACGCCATTACACCCCGTATGGGATCTGGAGTCCATTTTTAGTGGAGGTTCTTCCTCCGAGACATTCGCTGCGTATCTGATTGCACTGGAAGAGGATGTACGTAAACTGCAACATCTGTTGAACGAAACACCTGCACCGACTTCATTAGAAGAGACGGCTGCATTTGATCCGATTTTGGAACTGCTGCAAAGCTGTTATATCCGCATATCGGAAGGTTCTGCGTTTGTAGGTTGTCTCTCATCGCAAAACCAAAAGGACAAAAAGGCAAAGCAGCTTCAGGGCGCCATCAGTTCTATTGCAGCAATGCTGAACGGCAGCAAATCAAAGTTCGATAATACACTCAGTCAGACATCGGATTCGGTGTGGGACGCTTGGATTGCTCGGGAAGATATTCAGCCGCTGGCATTTGTATTAAACGAGAGTCGCACGCTGGCTCGTGAGAAGCTGTCGCCTGAACTGGAAGGTCTTGCTCTGGATCTGGGTGTAGATGGTTACCATGGTTGGGGCAAATTCTACAACACGATTGTCAGCAAGGTGAACATTCCATTTGAGCAAGATGGGGAAACGGTGATGCTCTCCGCAGGACAGGCTGCCAACAAGCTGAGCGATAGTGATCGGAATGTACGGGAGACGGTATTCGCAAACTGGGAGCAGGCTTGGACCGATGTCGAAGATTTCTGCGCTGACACGCTGAATCACCTCGCGGGATTCCGTCTGAAGTTATATGAGAAACGTGGCTGGGATGATATCCTCAAAGAACCTCTGGCCATCAACCGGATGTCACGTCAGACACTGGATACGATGTGGGATGTGATTAACGGTGCCAAACCTGCACTTGTTCAATATCTGGAGCGGAAGGCAGAACTGCTGGGGGTAGACAAGCTCAGCTGGAGCGACGTAGATGCACCTGTAGGTAAATCAAGTGGCAAAATCACTTACGATGAGGCAGCCATCAATATTGTTGAGCAGTTTGCCAAGTTCAGTCCTAAACTTTCCTCGTTTGCAGAGATGGCTTTTGAGAAACGCTGGATCGAAGCAGAAGACCGTCCTGGCAAACGTCCAGGTGGATTCTGTACGTCTTTGCCACTTAGCAAAGCAACTCGAATTTTCATGACCTTCTCCGGGACACCGTCTAATGTGTCGACCCTTGCGCATGAACTTGGTCATGGATATCATCAACACATTATGGAAGAGTTGCCTGCATTGAATCAACGTTATGCGATGAATGTGGCTGAGACAGCTTCCACGTTTGCTGAACTGATTGTTGCAGATGCCCTGGTGCAGGCGGCAACAGATGAGCAAGAGAAGCTGGCTTTGGTGGAAGACAAGATACAGCGAAGTGTGGCTTTCTTTATGAACATCCATGCCCGGTTCCTGTTTGAGAATCGTTTCTATGAACAACGCAAAAAAGGCTTGGTCAACGCGGATGAATTATCCAAATTAATGGTGGAGGCGCAGCAGGAAGCGTTCTGCGGTGCACTTGCATCAGATCACCCTCATTTCTGGGCATCCAAACTGCACTTCTATCTAACTGGTGTACCGTTCTATAATTTTCCATACACGTTTGGTTATATGTTCAGTGCGGGAATCTATGCAAGAGCGCAGCAGGAAGGTACGGCATTTGCAGATAAATATGATGATTTGTTGCGGGATACAGGGCGTATGACGGTCGAAGAACTTGCTCAGAAACATCTGGGTACCGACCTGACACAACCGGAATTCTGGCAAAATGCTGCGGACTTGGTTATTGCCGATATTGAGCAGTTTCTACAGATGACAGCAACCGAAAAATAG
- a CDS encoding YycC family protein, producing MKPLQVSADTAVKLAESLGVPLEHLMHMPQHILMQKIAELAKQEASKPSAPEGEQE from the coding sequence ATGAAACCTTTACAAGTATCGGCTGATACAGCCGTCAAATTAGCAGAATCCCTGGGCGTACCTTTGGAGCACCTGATGCACATGCCCCAACATATCCTGATGCAGAAGATTGCGGAACTCGCCAAACAAGAAGCCTCCAAACCTTCCGCACCAGAAGGCGAACAAGAATGA
- a CDS encoding DUF2225 domain-containing protein — protein sequence MELEPLYKVKVTCHYCETEYETSRVRPSLKRPYRTDSDFCAYYKLENPDFYVVRICPQCGFATTENATEHLNDAQRKAFKEQIGNRWVKRDYSGARTLEQALATYKLALLCAQVIQEKDRVVAGLLHHIAWLYRYMEDHAQEHRFLEFSLEAYVKVFEREGTGGNEAKLLYLLGELNRRVGRFNEAVQWFSKVIHDKRITDAAMIRASREQWAVLREQMISSKLELPEEMLETDKEAAKRSPL from the coding sequence TTGGAATTAGAGCCGCTGTATAAGGTGAAAGTGACCTGCCATTATTGCGAAACCGAGTATGAGACCTCACGGGTAAGACCGAGTTTAAAAAGGCCATACCGGACGGATTCAGATTTTTGTGCGTACTACAAGCTGGAGAATCCAGATTTTTATGTGGTTCGCATCTGTCCGCAGTGCGGGTTTGCCACGACGGAGAACGCAACGGAGCATTTAAATGATGCTCAGCGCAAGGCTTTTAAGGAACAGATCGGTAACCGCTGGGTTAAACGTGATTATAGTGGAGCACGAACACTGGAACAGGCGCTGGCTACGTACAAGCTTGCCTTGCTGTGTGCACAGGTTATCCAGGAGAAAGATCGTGTCGTCGCTGGTCTGTTGCATCATATCGCTTGGTTGTATCGTTATATGGAGGACCATGCACAGGAACATCGTTTTCTTGAATTTAGCCTTGAAGCCTATGTGAAGGTGTTCGAACGTGAAGGAACGGGTGGCAATGAAGCCAAACTGTTGTATTTGCTCGGGGAATTGAACCGCAGGGTAGGGCGGTTTAATGAAGCAGTGCAATGGTTCAGCAAGGTCATTCATGACAAGCGGATCACAGATGCGGCCATGATTCGTGCATCAAGGGAACAGTGGGCTGTTCTGCGTGAGCAGATGATTTCAAGTAAGTTGGAACTCCCTGAAGAGATGCTTGAAACAGACAAAGAGGCTGCAAAGCGCAGCCCCCTCTAG
- a CDS encoding globin yields the protein MNPSLSIYDNLGGEKGVRALVEAFYPIVQQNEQLAPLFPEDIQPVIDKQYMFLSQFFGGPGLFSEAFGHPMMRARHMHFEVTVERAEAWLACMDQALTQIGVEEPLHSFILQRLSGPAHHFVNTP from the coding sequence ATGAATCCCAGTTTGAGTATTTATGACAATCTTGGCGGTGAGAAAGGTGTTCGCGCACTGGTCGAGGCCTTTTACCCAATCGTTCAGCAGAATGAGCAGCTGGCTCCGCTTTTCCCGGAAGATATTCAGCCGGTCATCGACAAGCAGTATATGTTTTTGTCTCAGTTTTTTGGAGGCCCAGGGCTGTTTTCCGAGGCGTTTGGACATCCGATGATGCGTGCTCGTCATATGCATTTTGAAGTGACGGTTGAACGGGCTGAGGCTTGGCTTGCATGTATGGATCAAGCCTTAACACAGATTGGTGTGGAGGAGCCCTTGCATTCGTTTATCCTGCAGCGTTTATCCGGGCCTGCACATCATTTTGTAAATACACCGTAG
- the ylbJ gene encoding sporulation integral membrane protein YlbJ encodes MAASQRLTHVLVTLALLILCVLMVLYPAETWHAGVRGLSIWWDVLFPSLFPFLVLSELLLGFGIVHFLGTLLNPLMRPLFRVPGSGGFVFAVSCASGYPTGAKLTAQLWEQKLVTREEGERLVAFTTSSDPIFMIGAVSVGFFHNVAIAPVLVASHYAAAILVGMLMRFHGGTAKGSQPNISSASPSEEIPRNRLVRAIYAMHEARKADGRAFGELLRQAVSSSLRLIIIVGGLVVFFSVMMELLVQTGWLGGLYGITEQLLRHSGLPPSLSPSLVGGLFEVTLGNKEAGSAGASIPLVYKVAAAAFVLSWGGLSVHAQIMSVLSNTPMRYGPFLFARAIHALIAPVLVLLLWTPMMGRSSSPVLMEPGFIPSLSTYTPDWGLIFLSGMIVFVSLIVLLLFLAILSSILKPRRHAKK; translated from the coding sequence ATGGCTGCTTCACAACGACTCACCCATGTCCTGGTCACACTCGCTCTCCTGATCCTTTGCGTGTTAATGGTCTTGTATCCAGCGGAAACCTGGCATGCAGGTGTACGCGGACTGTCCATCTGGTGGGACGTATTGTTTCCCTCCCTTTTTCCTTTTTTGGTGCTGTCCGAGCTGCTGCTCGGCTTTGGCATTGTTCATTTTCTAGGTACCTTGCTGAATCCACTGATGCGTCCATTGTTTCGTGTTCCCGGAAGCGGTGGTTTTGTATTTGCCGTGAGCTGTGCATCCGGTTATCCTACAGGGGCGAAACTGACCGCTCAGTTATGGGAACAAAAGCTGGTTACCCGGGAAGAAGGAGAACGGCTCGTTGCCTTCACTACATCATCCGATCCGATCTTCATGATTGGAGCGGTATCGGTTGGGTTCTTCCATAATGTCGCCATTGCTCCAGTATTGGTTGCGAGCCATTACGCTGCAGCTATTCTGGTGGGTATGCTCATGCGTTTTCACGGGGGTACAGCAAAAGGCTCACAGCCAAACATCTCTTCTGCATCTCCATCGGAGGAGATACCTAGAAACAGACTGGTCCGGGCCATCTATGCAATGCATGAAGCAAGAAAGGCTGACGGACGGGCATTCGGTGAACTGCTGCGCCAGGCAGTCTCCTCATCCCTTCGCCTTATTATTATCGTAGGAGGGCTGGTTGTATTCTTCTCGGTCATGATGGAGCTACTTGTCCAGACCGGTTGGCTTGGCGGATTATACGGGATAACCGAGCAGTTGTTACGACATAGCGGACTGCCTCCATCCTTATCTCCTAGCTTGGTCGGTGGGCTGTTTGAAGTAACGCTGGGGAACAAAGAGGCCGGGAGTGCCGGGGCATCCATCCCACTCGTCTATAAAGTGGCAGCAGCAGCCTTTGTTCTCTCCTGGGGCGGATTATCTGTCCATGCACAGATTATGAGTGTTCTTAGCAACACACCCATGAGATACGGTCCTTTCCTATTTGCCAGAGCAATTCATGCGCTAATCGCACCTGTGCTGGTCCTGCTATTGTGGACACCCATGATGGGGCGTTCCTCTTCACCCGTTCTCATGGAGCCCGGTTTCATCCCATCGTTATCAACGTATACACCCGATTGGGGACTGATTTTCTTGTCCGGAATGATTGTTTTTGTAAGCCTCATCGTATTGTTGTTATTCCTTGCGATATTAAGTTCCATTCTCAAGCCTAGACGACATGCCAAAAAATAA
- a CDS encoding NAD kinase → MRYYVQDRGDQLSIDLSQQFHALAKEEGFKLDAESPEIVISIGGDGTMLQAFHNFIDRIPDIAFVGVHTGHLGFYADWKKEELRELVRLMSGKGDPERLKPRIVQYPLLELEIRKKSGNTSYIALNEFTLKGVDGTVVAQVDINDVTFEMFRGDGICVSTPSGSTAYNKALGGAMVHPTIEAIQIAEIASINNRVYRTLGSPVILPKHHHCDIFSRKDQRLLMTIDHVNVMVEDLISVRCQVSSHKVSFARFRPYPFWNRVRTAFLD, encoded by the coding sequence TTGAGATACTATGTTCAAGACCGCGGAGACCAGTTATCGATTGATCTCAGTCAGCAGTTTCACGCGCTGGCGAAGGAAGAAGGGTTCAAGCTGGATGCAGAATCGCCGGAGATTGTGATCTCCATCGGGGGCGATGGTACGATGCTACAGGCATTTCACAATTTCATCGACCGTATTCCGGATATTGCTTTTGTTGGGGTTCATACAGGCCATCTCGGCTTTTACGCCGATTGGAAGAAGGAAGAATTACGGGAGTTAGTCAGGCTGATGAGTGGCAAAGGAGATCCGGAGCGTCTCAAACCACGCATTGTGCAATACCCGCTATTGGAGCTTGAGATTCGGAAAAAGTCGGGGAATACCTCATACATCGCCCTTAATGAATTTACGTTAAAAGGTGTAGACGGTACCGTCGTGGCCCAGGTCGATATTAACGATGTGACATTCGAGATGTTCCGTGGGGATGGCATCTGTGTATCCACGCCTTCAGGCAGCACGGCATACAACAAGGCCCTTGGTGGTGCCATGGTTCATCCGACCATCGAGGCGATTCAGATTGCGGAGATTGCATCGATTAATAACCGGGTCTATCGGACACTTGGTTCACCGGTTATTTTGCCCAAGCATCATCATTGTGATATTTTCTCCCGCAAGGATCAGCGGTTACTGATGACCATTGATCATGTGAATGTGATGGTGGAGGATCTAATCTCCGTCCGTTGTCAGGTATCCAGTCACAAGGTCAGTTTCGCACGTTTCCGCCCTTATCCATTCTGGAACCGGGTTCGCACGGCATTTCTTGACTAA
- a CDS encoding YutD family protein, translating to MEEEKITEQIQEPVQESAVESVEEKPKEPVIVQIGGKNYEIVQNHKEGWNPEVFRDRYSEVLERYDYIIGDWGYSQLRLKGFYRDNHPKATKDSTIASMVDYINEYCNFGCAYFVLQKSKDQPQAKAKSGS from the coding sequence TTGGAAGAAGAAAAAATCACAGAACAGATTCAGGAGCCGGTTCAGGAATCGGCTGTTGAATCAGTTGAAGAAAAACCCAAAGAACCGGTCATTGTACAGATCGGCGGCAAAAATTATGAAATCGTCCAGAACCACAAAGAAGGCTGGAATCCAGAGGTCTTCCGTGATCGTTACAGTGAAGTGCTGGAGCGTTATGATTATATTATCGGGGACTGGGGTTATAGCCAGTTGAGGTTAAAAGGTTTTTACCGTGATAACCATCCGAAAGCGACAAAGGATTCCACGATCGCCAGTATGGTGGATTATATCAATGAATATTGTAACTTTGGCTGCGCGTACTTTGTACTTCAGAAGAGCAAGGATCAGCCTCAAGCCAAAGCAAAAAGCGGTTCCTGA